In one Solanum lycopersicum chromosome 11, SLM_r2.1 genomic region, the following are encoded:
- the LOC104644498 gene encoding uncharacterized protein, giving the protein MKNGYSQHHHQQLYHHIRHGSTAFFLPMLCKLSIKDVKLQNSKPPSSANSSTHTEPTSPKVSCIGQVKRNNRVTGFPTPYKSTSSTAITRPVNSKVKYMKLRKLFSGKNFTPGDRKSDRSKVIVEVNVNELDPPLPVVKKVNPVPATDGGLWKRRSGGSALKSLQIQQIQLPNHNTLLQPTTV; this is encoded by the coding sequence atgaaaaatggaTACagtcaacatcatcatcaacaacttTATCACCATATCCGCCATGGAAGCACTGCTTTCTTCTTACCAATGCTTTGTAAACTTTCAATCAAAGACGTAAAATTACAAAACTCAAAACCTCCTTCTTCCGCGAATTCTTCAACTCACACAGAACCTACTTCCCCAAAAGTAAGCTGTATAGGCCAAGTCAAACGAAACAACAGAGTAACTGGATTTCCGACGCCGTACAAGTCTACTTCATCTACCGCCATAACTAGACCTGTAAATTCTAAAGTAAAGTACATGAAGCTGAGGAAATTATTCTCCGGTAAGAATTTTACTCCCGGAGATCGGAAATCTGATAGAAGTAAAGTTATCGTTGAAGTGAATGTTAATGAATTAGATCCGCCGTTACCGGTGGTGAAAAAGGTGAATCCGGTACCGGCGACGGACGGCGGTTTATGGAAGAGAAGATCTGGTGGTAGTGCATTGAAAAGTTTACAGATCCAACAGATTCAGTTACCGAATCACAATACATTACTGCAACCAACCACTGTCTAG
- the LOC138339682 gene encoding protein pxr-1-like: MSKRGNEIPRKSRRLNEEANSDDFHAPSFKILSQTQSQPSSVKVKSRSGKLTIEKKTNKHPKENEKKRKGKEKKNVDESEKRTKERENKRKGKEIEESSDSESDFVE; encoded by the coding sequence ATGTCGAAAAGAGGCAACGAAATCCCGAGAAAAAGTAGAAGATTGAACGAAGAAGCAAACTCAGACGATTTTCATgctccatctttcaaaattttatcacaaacACAATCTCAACCTTCATCTGTTAAAGTTAAATCTAGATCAGGGAAATtaacaatagaaaaaaaaacaaacaaacatccAAAGGAAAacgagaagaagagaaaagggaaagaaaagaaaaatgtagaTGAATCTGAGAAAAGGacgaaagaaagagaaaataagaggaaaggaaaagaaatcgaGGAATCATCAGATTCTGAATCTGATTTTGTGGAATag